The Tepidibacter aestuarii genome contains a region encoding:
- a CDS encoding monovalent cation:proton antiporter family protein has protein sequence MEHSSISYISLLIIILFATFVPILITKIKFIPIPIVVGEIVSGMIIGKSGFNLIQESAQLEFLYTFGFAFLMFLSGLEIDFNLMKPTNKASKDKWYKKPLLVSMILFLITLILSFIIAYIFRVFGLVSNVALMSLILSTTSLGIVVPILKEKNIINSEYGQTILLTSLISDFVTMVLITFFVTFYTSKATYEVLLILLLFVAFFVFYRMGLKFVVDNKIVKELANTTSQIKVRGAFSLILIFIALAQSLGTEIILGTFLAGLIVSLLDEKDKSDLYVKLDAIGYGFFVPIFFIMVGVNFDIKSVIDNSKAMYLVPALLVAVYAVKIIPSLLLKFNFSMKKSIAAGFLLSSRLSLIIAASAIGLKLGLIKEETNGAIILVAIITCTFSPLIFNQVMPKVDLKNKKNIFIIGINDKSMLLARRLKKFEMNLTFITYNKSQYDKINATGETVYLGDATNTKWLQEIGMKEADTVVVAKSIEEMNTEICEICKVEFGIEHIILLTNSQSTPKGESLYGAMSVSPEFATAFMAEHFIVHPKAFSLLFEEDDFMIEEVYLKNEEYFFKPLNKVILPGDCLILSILRGCEKIIPHGYNILKPGDIIMIVGESHNVKKAKNMLGSIKEDSYLP, from the coding sequence ATGGAGCATTCATCTATTTCATATATATCTTTATTAATAATAATATTATTTGCTACATTTGTACCTATATTAATAACTAAAATTAAGTTTATACCAATACCTATAGTAGTTGGAGAAATAGTATCTGGAATGATTATAGGTAAGAGTGGATTCAATTTGATTCAAGAGAGTGCACAGCTTGAGTTTTTATATACATTTGGATTTGCATTTTTGATGTTTTTGTCAGGTCTTGAAATCGACTTTAACTTGATGAAGCCAACCAACAAGGCTTCTAAGGATAAATGGTATAAGAAGCCATTATTAGTATCCATGATTTTATTTCTTATAACATTAATTTTATCATTTATTATAGCGTACATTTTTAGAGTATTTGGGCTTGTATCTAATGTAGCTCTTATGAGCTTAATACTTAGCACTACATCTTTGGGAATAGTAGTTCCTATATTAAAAGAAAAAAATATAATAAACTCAGAGTATGGTCAAACAATACTACTTACTTCTTTGATATCTGACTTCGTGACTATGGTACTTATAACATTTTTTGTGACATTTTATACATCAAAGGCAACTTATGAAGTACTTTTAATTCTATTATTATTTGTTGCTTTCTTTGTTTTTTATAGAATGGGACTTAAATTTGTAGTAGATAACAAGATAGTAAAAGAACTAGCTAATACTACATCGCAGATAAAGGTTAGAGGGGCATTTTCTTTAATACTTATATTTATAGCTCTGGCTCAAAGTCTTGGTACAGAAATTATTTTAGGGACATTTTTAGCAGGACTTATAGTTTCTCTCTTAGATGAAAAAGATAAATCAGACTTGTATGTTAAGCTTGATGCTATAGGATATGGCTTCTTTGTACCTATATTTTTTATAATGGTCGGAGTTAATTTTGATATTAAGTCTGTAATTGATAATTCAAAGGCTATGTATTTAGTACCAGCTTTATTAGTGGCTGTTTATGCAGTAAAAATAATACCGTCTTTACTTTTAAAGTTTAATTTTTCTATGAAAAAAAGTATAGCTGCTGGATTTTTATTATCATCAAGACTTAGCCTTATTATAGCTGCAAGTGCTATTGGGTTAAAACTTGGACTTATAAAAGAAGAGACTAATGGTGCAATTATATTGGTGGCTATAATAACTTGTACATTCTCACCTCTTATATTCAATCAAGTGATGCCTAAGGTGGATTTGAAAAACAAAAAGAATATATTCATAATAGGCATTAACGATAAGAGTATGTTGCTTGCTAGAAGGCTCAAGAAATTTGAAATGAATTTGACTTTTATAACATATAACAAATCTCAGTATGATAAAATAAATGCTACTGGAGAAACTGTATATTTAGGAGATGCAACTAATACAAAATGGCTTCAAGAGATAGGAATGAAAGAAGCAGATACCGTTGTTGTTGCAAAGAGTATAGAAGAGATGAATACTGAAATATGTGAAATATGTAAGGTTGAATTTGGAATAGAACATATAATACTGTTAACTAATAGTCAATCAACTCCTAAGGGAGAGTCTTTATACGGAGCAATGAGTGTATCTCCGGAATTTGCAACTGCTTTTATGGCTGAGCATTTTATAGTACACCCTAAGGCATTTTCTTTATTATTTGAAGAAGATGATTTTATGATAGAAGAAGTATATCTTAAAAATGAAGAATATTTCTTTAAACCATTAAACAAGGTGATTTTACCAGGAGATTGCTTGATTCTATCAATATTAAGAGGATGTGAAAAAATAATACCTCACGGATATAACATACTTAAGCCGGGAGATATTATAATGATTGTTGGAGAAAGTCATAATGTAAAAAAGGCAAAAAACATGCTTGGAAGCATTAAAGAAGACAGTTATTTACCATAA